From the genome of Puniceicoccaceae bacterium:
TGCGATCAGGTTTTGGGCTTCTGGCGTGAGGAAGTTTTGGATGTGTTCCGGGAAGAAATGGAGATCCTTGTTGTGGTATAGGAGGATCATCGCCGCGCACGTCGGGAAAGATCCGCCGCGGTCCAGTGCAGATGGCACCGCAAGCACCTTGTTGTGGTAGAAATCCGAATTCGATTGTGGGAATCGCCGGGATTCCATCTGCGCTACCCAGGCATTGGCATCGCCGGCTGGAGCCTGTCCGCCAACGATCAATGGAGTGGAACTGAGGCACTCTGTCGCGAGAGCAACGAGGGCAAGGAGGAGGATCATCGCTTTCATGCCCCGGACGCTACCACATTGCCCGAGGCAAAAACAGACAAATTTAACCAAAAGATGGTGTATTGCGCCAACTTATTAAGTTGCTTAGGATTCTTCGCCGTTGAGAGATCACCAGAAGTAACCGAGATGCCAGTAAGATAACCATGATTGCATGAGCGCCGAAACCTACATCCGACTGGGCTTGACAGTCGAGCAGCTGCTCGAACGCCGCAATGAGTTGGCGGAGGAGTTCCTCGCGCTCGAGCATGAGATTTCGAGCTGGTCGAGTGGGCAAAACAGCGACACCCGCGAGTCGCTCACCATCCGCAAGCGCGAACTTGAGCGCTCCATCGCCGATCTCGCCGAAGCGCTCTCGATCCTCGACCCCGACAACTACGGATCGCTATCCGATTTACCGTCTCACGCTTCCGCCTCGCTGCAAGGCTGCTGACCGCATGGCTCTCACTCTGCCCATTCCGACATTTATCCGACGCCTCACCCGAAGCGGAGGGGATCATCAGATCCAGGCGGCAGTGCCACAGGAGTTCTATGACATGCCCACTGGTGGCTTGGCGGACTTCAAGGATCTGCTATCAGGCTACGATCACCGCAAGCTGCTAAGCGCTTCCCGCTCGATCTACAAAAACTTTGCCCTGGTGCGCGGCACGATCCGGCAGATCGCCATCTACACGGTCGGGACGAACTGGCTTCCGCAATACAACGGAACCGACGAGCGTTATCGCATCGCTGCTGAGTCATGGCTGAGGCAGTTCATGAAGATCAGCAACGTTCGCGGGGCACCCTTTTGCATGCAGACCGACACCCTGCTGCTGGTGATCACCCTGCTGCGCGATGGCGAGGCTTTCATTCTGAAGACCACTCACACCTGGCGCGAGCGCATTGACTCTGATGCGGTCCAATATCCCGCATTCCAATACCTCGAAGCTCACCGCATCGGCAATCCCCGCGCGACGCTCGACGGCACGGTCATGGGTGGGCGATACGATGGAGCCCAGCTGCGCAACGGCATTGCCTACAACGCTGCCGGTCGCCCGTTGGCCTACCACTTTTTGTCTGATGACCCGGCTTTTGACACATGGATCGACGCCAAGCACATACTCCACGTGTATGATCCCGAGTGGTTCAGCCAGGGGCGCGGCATCTCACCGCTGCTGTATGGCATTTTCGATTGGCTCGACGTAAAGGAGATCCGCGATTCCGAAAAGATCCGCCAGCGCATCGCCGCTGCGATTTCGATCCTCGAAACCAACGAAAGCGGAGAGGCGAACAAGACGCAGAGCCGCTTCCGCGATGCCGGTAGCACCAGCGAAAACGCTGAGGGCCAGCAGAAGCGCGACTTCGTCACCGTGGTCAAACGCGGCATGTTCCGCTTTCTGAAATACAATGAACGCGTTGAGGCCTTCAAAGGGGCCGAGACTCCCACGCTCAACACCCGCGAGTTTGTTGCGTCGGTCATCCGCGGTGCGCTGATCGGTATCGGTTGGACGTATGAAGCCGCCATCGACGGCAGTGGGTTGAGCGGCACCGGCGAGCGCCGCGACATCGCGAAGTGCGAGAAAGCAATCGAACATTGGCAGTCTGTCATTCGTCGTCCCTGGACGATCCAGATCCAGTATGCCACCGCCGTGGCCGACATTGAAGGATGGATCCTTGATGAGGCTGGCAAGCCAGTAGCCCCGCCGCTGGACAAATGGAACTGGGCCCCGCAGCTCCCGCGCCGCATGTCGATCGACAACGGACGCGACGCCAAGGCCATCGATACCGCACTGCGCAACGGATCGCTCACCATGATCGAAGAGATTCGCGCGCAGGGACGAGACGAGGACGCCCATTGCCTCGAGGTTGTGCGATGGTGGA
Proteins encoded in this window:
- a CDS encoding phage portal protein: MALTLPIPTFIRRLTRSGGDHQIQAAVPQEFYDMPTGGLADFKDLLSGYDHRKLLSASRSIYKNFALVRGTIRQIAIYTVGTNWLPQYNGTDERYRIAAESWLRQFMKISNVRGAPFCMQTDTLLLVITLLRDGEAFILKTTHTWRERIDSDAVQYPAFQYLEAHRIGNPRATLDGTVMGGRYDGAQLRNGIAYNAAGRPLAYHFLSDDPAFDTWIDAKHILHVYDPEWFSQGRGISPLLYGIFDWLDVKEIRDSEKIRQRIAAAISILETNESGEANKTQSRFRDAGSTSENAEGQQKRDFVTVVKRGMFRFLKYNERVEAFKGAETPTLNTREFVASVIRGALIGIGWTYEAAIDGSGLSGTGERRDIAKCEKAIEHWQSVIRRPWTIQIQYATAVADIEGWILDEAGKPVAPPLDKWNWAPQLPRRMSIDNGRDAKAIDTALRNGSLTMIEEIRAQGRDEDAHCLEVVRWWNIRNAYAKKHSIPLEEFGSRFPNQKATPTDDETD